One stretch of Bremerella cremea DNA includes these proteins:
- a CDS encoding Flp family type IVb pilin translates to MIMKLFRNRKGQGLVEYGLIIAGVALICAAAVSVFGHKTSDLIAAVATVLPGAHADDNGSITSGKLIETTSAVDGAGGAQPIALDVSTISTNSGNTRLGNNVMGSDITGGFGGLIAEVGE, encoded by the coding sequence ATGATTATGAAACTTTTTCGCAACCGTAAGGGTCAAGGTTTGGTCGAATACGGTCTGATCATCGCCGGCGTGGCCCTGATCTGTGCCGCTGCCGTCTCGGTCTTCGGTCACAAGACCAGCGACCTGATCGCCGCAGTTGCCACCGTTCTGCCAGGTGCTCACGCGGACGACAATGGTTCGATCACAAGCGGAAAATTGATCGAGACCACTTCGGCGGTTGATGGTGCCGGTGGCGCTCAGCCCATTGCACTTGACGTTTCAACTATTAGTACCAATTCTGGAAATACACGTCTCGGAAACAACGTGATGGGTTCGGACATTACGGGTGGCTTCGGCGGACTTATCGCCGAAGTAGGCGAATAG
- a CDS encoding prepilin peptidase: MVDWTILVPLGVLLIATICDLRTREIPDSLSIVLLAWGLIAKLAGWITLPWAALLLGLALGLVVTIPLFWVGGLGGGDVKLITALGWVMGPVGLGITLLAMAIAGGALALLALMRGQKDYAYVPAILFGAVVCGLCEWICQVDLV, from the coding sequence ATGGTCGACTGGACGATTCTGGTTCCTCTGGGCGTGCTGCTGATCGCAACCATATGCGACCTGCGTACTAGGGAGATTCCCGATAGCTTGTCGATCGTGCTGCTGGCCTGGGGACTTATCGCCAAACTGGCCGGCTGGATTACGCTTCCGTGGGCAGCCTTACTGCTGGGATTGGCCTTGGGGCTGGTGGTTACGATACCCCTGTTCTGGGTCGGCGGCCTGGGAGGTGGCGATGTCAAGTTGATTACAGCGTTAGGTTGGGTAATGGGTCCGGTGGGACTGGGCATTACCTTGCTGGCCATGGCAATCGCAGGCGGCGCGTTAGCGCTACTCGCGTTGATGCGGGGCCAGAAAGATTATGCCTACGTACCGGCCATTTTGTTCGGTGCTGTGGTTTGTGGATTGTGTGAGTGGATTTGTCAGGTTGACCTCGTTTAG
- a CDS encoding TadE/TadG family type IV pilus assembly protein, with amino-acid sequence MKTQRKGSSLVEFALVSLVLYLLLGAILTFGHALYVAQQVQMSADFLAREISRRPLSVQDESLRDALADGTINSTIFNEELLIFDLNQLSDRTDAEELQETIANWPIVNRMLSVVMINNGTNFQIPGAVPRVINGKTRIQIAKTFAAESDQDDDWVDVVEEVLTSAGDSLYPPDTDAGGVVALRINYPIHSVFFTAMDPPPKDAKFADPNANFMEVANPGEEFTEAAPKKLDPRTELYGGDKGLGRQYAWGTQVRPYRRIVSGQAIYRREVFTQ; translated from the coding sequence ATGAAAACGCAAAGGAAAGGTTCATCCCTGGTCGAATTCGCCCTGGTATCGCTGGTGCTATACCTGCTGCTAGGGGCAATTCTCACCTTCGGCCATGCGTTGTACGTCGCTCAACAGGTACAGATGTCGGCTGATTTTTTGGCCCGTGAGATTTCTCGACGACCTTTAAGCGTTCAAGATGAATCACTGCGCGATGCCCTGGCCGATGGAACGATCAACTCTACGATCTTCAACGAAGAGCTTCTGATCTTCGATCTCAACCAACTTTCTGATCGCACCGATGCAGAAGAACTGCAGGAAACAATCGCCAACTGGCCGATCGTCAATCGGATGCTCTCGGTGGTGATGATCAACAACGGAACGAACTTTCAGATCCCCGGTGCGGTACCACGGGTGATCAATGGCAAAACGCGGATTCAGATTGCCAAAACATTCGCTGCTGAATCAGATCAAGATGATGACTGGGTGGACGTTGTAGAAGAAGTTCTCACTTCCGCTGGCGATAGCCTTTACCCGCCCGACACTGACGCAGGCGGCGTGGTAGCGCTTCGGATTAACTATCCAATCCACTCAGTCTTCTTCACCGCAATGGATCCGCCGCCTAAGGATGCCAAATTTGCCGATCCCAACGCCAACTTTATGGAAGTTGCCAATCCAGGAGAAGAATTCACCGAGGCGGCTCCCAAGAAACTAGACCCTCGTACGGAACTCTACGGCGGCGACAAAGGACTTGGTCGCCAATACGCCTGGGGAACGCAAGTAAGGCCATACCGAAGGATCGTCTCTGGCCAAGCGATCTATCGCAGGGAAGTCTTCACGCAGTAA
- a CDS encoding Tad domain-containing protein, with protein sequence MNRRANGKGTSRKGYVLVLVAMLLWAILGLAALVIDLGLARVKLRQMQSATDTAALEALRDGYAAAIPEDSLLTDNAKRLFAQTLQYQSIDGEETSSRYLSNDIEFETLEDGGMTGPKIVDPRLAPNEYPMRTFPSFKSASPGTSEQNITVTYHQQNLTGADPGLVWLFGRGPLLKNEGTAYLVPQGITFSAASQTQLAPAMTFGRIVSIRDDLENVVRVIDGVTLVCDAKDWVAGVDITSNLKQLKAPKPGSQAAFLTFGGLFNQNDVDTSSNNDTGYVAIFTEADDGLDRFVGFGKVENGFVITSSDDNHFRHEKLILKENVSASWNPALSNLSLKAISNLLVARGKVAPNSLIMAPILTPTPLATSITK encoded by the coding sequence ATGAATCGGCGAGCCAACGGAAAAGGGACTTCACGAAAAGGTTACGTGCTGGTCCTCGTCGCGATGCTCTTGTGGGCGATCCTGGGACTAGCAGCCCTGGTTATCGACCTAGGTCTGGCCCGGGTCAAGCTTCGACAGATGCAATCCGCCACGGATACGGCCGCCTTGGAAGCACTTCGCGATGGATACGCAGCAGCGATCCCTGAGGATTCGTTACTTACAGATAATGCAAAACGTTTGTTTGCGCAAACACTTCAATATCAATCGATCGATGGGGAAGAAACTTCCTCACGATACCTGTCGAATGACATTGAGTTTGAAACGCTCGAAGATGGTGGCATGACTGGTCCCAAGATCGTGGATCCTCGCCTAGCACCAAATGAATATCCAATGCGAACGTTCCCTAGTTTTAAAAGTGCTAGTCCAGGAACTTCGGAACAGAATATCACCGTTACCTATCACCAGCAAAATCTCACCGGGGCAGATCCTGGCTTGGTTTGGCTGTTTGGCAGGGGGCCACTCCTGAAAAACGAAGGCACGGCGTATCTGGTTCCGCAGGGAATTACATTTTCGGCCGCTTCACAGACGCAATTAGCTCCTGCTATGACATTTGGCCGCATAGTTTCCATCCGTGACGACTTAGAAAATGTTGTACGAGTTATCGATGGTGTGACCCTTGTGTGCGACGCAAAAGACTGGGTGGCCGGAGTCGATATTACCTCCAATCTTAAGCAACTTAAGGCCCCAAAACCGGGTTCCCAAGCGGCATTTTTGACGTTTGGAGGACTCTTTAATCAAAATGATGTTGATACTTCATCCAACAACGACACGGGCTACGTGGCTATATTCACAGAAGCAGATGATGGTTTAGATCGTTTCGTTGGCTTTGGCAAAGTCGAAAACGGCTTTGTCATCACTTCCAGTGATGACAATCATTTTCGTCATGAAAAACTCATTCTTAAAGAGAACGTCTCCGCTAGTTGGAATCCTGCTCTGAGCAATTTGAGCTTGAAAGCCATAAGCAACCTTCTTGTTGCGCGAGGTAAAGTTGCGCCCAATTCACTCATCATGGCACCAATTCTCACTCCTACTCCCCTCGCCACTTCGATTACCAAGTAA
- a CDS encoding AAA family ATPase, with product MSTKPQILIVSRDAKLRDEVQELLASLGERALVAAFAQDNRQAVEIARARTPEIALVEMRESSLPIQVFARELTAISPDTSVVGIIRDGLFTNGSSESEILIDVLRSGVKDFLHYPFALGELEDLVRRIKKNALKQPAKLGAVVAFVSNKGGVGKSTMAINTAVGLAQQFPDRVLLVDASLQLGVAASMLDVHPNATLTEVANEQSRLDTTLIQEMTVPHSSGLHLLAAPRDAVEAARVNDEVITQVLSLARRTYDFVIVDTFPVFDAISLAILDLTSRAFVVTENVVPTLLGTARLIELLEKFSYPAEQTEIILNRQQRVTGSLSKEDIAARLGRGIDWIFPFDRNVISSANTGIPIAITARGYFGFGRELKRLIRDVASIRTDGRTNGVAFPESENNASRRHGQPHEEIALEDDR from the coding sequence TTGTCCACCAAACCCCAAATCCTGATCGTCTCACGCGATGCGAAACTTCGTGACGAAGTGCAAGAGCTATTGGCTTCGCTCGGAGAACGTGCGCTAGTAGCCGCTTTCGCACAAGACAATCGTCAGGCAGTCGAAATCGCCAGAGCACGGACGCCTGAGATTGCCTTGGTTGAAATGCGCGAAAGCAGCCTCCCGATTCAAGTCTTCGCGCGGGAACTTACTGCGATTTCGCCCGATACCTCGGTCGTGGGAATCATTCGTGATGGCCTGTTTACCAATGGCTCGTCTGAAAGCGAGATTCTGATCGATGTATTACGTAGCGGCGTGAAGGATTTTCTCCACTATCCTTTCGCACTCGGAGAACTGGAAGATCTGGTTCGCCGGATTAAAAAAAATGCCCTGAAGCAGCCCGCCAAACTCGGAGCGGTGGTTGCTTTTGTCAGCAATAAAGGTGGGGTCGGTAAGTCGACGATGGCCATCAACACGGCGGTTGGCCTAGCGCAGCAGTTTCCCGATCGGGTACTGCTCGTCGATGCATCCTTGCAGTTGGGGGTCGCGGCATCGATGTTGGATGTGCATCCGAATGCCACGCTTACCGAAGTCGCCAACGAGCAAAGTCGTCTAGACACAACTTTAATTCAGGAAATGACCGTACCGCATTCGTCCGGCTTGCATTTGCTGGCTGCCCCCCGCGATGCGGTCGAGGCTGCCCGGGTGAACGACGAGGTGATCACCCAGGTTCTTTCGCTGGCACGGCGAACGTACGACTTCGTAATTGTCGACACCTTTCCGGTGTTCGATGCCATTTCGCTGGCAATTCTCGACCTGACATCGCGAGCCTTCGTGGTGACGGAAAACGTCGTCCCCACGCTTTTGGGAACCGCTAGGCTAATCGAACTGCTGGAAAAATTCTCGTACCCCGCAGAGCAAACCGAGATCATCCTCAATCGTCAACAACGTGTGACAGGCAGTTTGAGTAAGGAAGATATCGCCGCGCGCCTGGGACGCGGTATCGATTGGATCTTTCCGTTTGATCGCAATGTGATCAGTTCGGCGAATACTGGCATCCCAATCGCCATAACAGCCCGGGGCTATTTCGGATTTGGGAGAGAACTGAAACGCTTGATCCGTGATGTGGCCAGTATTCGTACCGATGGCCGAACCAATGGCGTGGCGTTCCCCGAGAGTGAAAACAACGCTTCACGCCGCCATGGTCAGCCACACGAGGAGATTGCCTTGGAGGATGATCGATGA
- a CDS encoding CpaF family protein: MSDDSLRDLFGQNMASVPLQRMKREEKKRSQTVQTTAPLAADNGSVNYLNVKADLHRTLLDDLDRRNLIGASEADLTRFVNDFVAQALQDSVVPLNEQERVRLVDDLLEETLGVGPLSSLMADPAVTDILVNGPHRIYVERFGQLELTNIKFRDNDHLVRIIQRIASRVGRRIDEGSPMVDARLADGSRVNATLPPATIDGPTLSIRRFGKRRLRAEDLMQLGMFSATMHQFLQCMVEGRRNILVSGGTGSGKSTLLGAIAESIPGRERIVTIEDAAELMLDQAHVVRMETRPANVEGRGVITARDLMVNSLRMRPDRIIMGEVRSGEALDMLQAMNTGHDGSLTTIHANSPRDALSRLETMVLMAGLELPSRAIREQIVSAIQVIVHVRRYEDGVRRVESIAEIAGLEGNTPQLQEIYRFRHQGRDGKRIQGVHQSTGIVPRVVDQLRALGTDLPMSLFQAGGS; encoded by the coding sequence ATGAGCGACGACTCTCTTCGAGACCTTTTTGGCCAGAACATGGCTTCGGTCCCGCTTCAGCGTATGAAGCGGGAAGAAAAAAAGCGTAGCCAGACCGTTCAGACAACTGCTCCCCTTGCTGCAGACAATGGGAGCGTGAACTATTTGAACGTGAAGGCCGACCTGCATCGCACCTTGCTGGACGACCTCGATCGGCGCAATTTGATCGGCGCCAGCGAAGCCGATTTAACACGATTCGTGAATGACTTCGTGGCCCAGGCGTTGCAAGACTCGGTTGTGCCTTTGAACGAACAAGAGCGGGTCCGACTGGTGGATGACCTGCTGGAAGAAACACTGGGTGTGGGCCCTCTGTCTTCGTTGATGGCCGATCCTGCGGTGACCGACATCCTGGTCAATGGGCCGCATCGGATTTATGTCGAGCGATTTGGCCAGTTGGAATTGACCAATATAAAGTTTCGAGACAACGACCACCTGGTTCGAATCATTCAGCGGATCGCCTCGCGCGTTGGGCGGCGGATTGATGAGGGCTCGCCGATGGTTGATGCCCGTCTGGCCGATGGTAGCCGTGTCAACGCCACGCTACCCCCTGCTACGATCGATGGCCCGACTCTCTCCATTCGCCGCTTCGGCAAGCGACGTTTGCGGGCGGAAGATCTCATGCAACTGGGCATGTTCTCCGCCACGATGCATCAGTTCCTGCAATGCATGGTCGAAGGCCGACGCAATATTTTAGTTTCCGGAGGAACTGGTTCTGGCAAGTCGACCTTATTGGGGGCGATCGCCGAATCGATTCCTGGTCGCGAACGAATTGTCACCATCGAAGACGCCGCAGAACTGATGCTCGACCAGGCCCACGTCGTCCGTATGGAAACACGTCCAGCCAATGTCGAAGGACGAGGCGTCATCACCGCTCGAGACCTGATGGTCAATTCGCTCCGTATGCGTCCCGATCGCATTATCATGGGGGAAGTACGTAGCGGCGAAGCACTCGACATGCTCCAGGCCATGAATACCGGCCACGATGGCAGTTTGACCACGATTCACGCGAACAGTCCCCGCGATGCTCTCAGCCGCTTAGAGACAATGGTCTTGATGGCAGGCCTGGAACTTCCTTCACGTGCGATTCGCGAACAGATTGTCTCCGCCATTCAAGTGATCGTGCATGTCCGCAGGTACGAAGATGGCGTCCGTCGTGTTGAATCGATTGCCGAGATTGCCGGTTTAGAAGGCAACACGCCACAACTCCAAGAGATCTACCGCTTTCGTCACCAGGGGCGCGATGGCAAACGCATTCAGGGTGTTCATCAAAGTACCGGAATCGTTCCCCGGGTTGTCGACCAACTGCGTGCCTTGGGAACCGACTTACCGATGTCCCTCTTTCAAGCCGGAGGGAGCTAG
- a CDS encoding type II secretion system F family protein, with protein MGTVVLIGTLSVLYLIAYRMRQIQLRALALDRFQTFDVSTETSLPEVSPSMRQRPVIRRFLWIPWVCGLFAAMIIYWLVGFSVLISMTMGLIVALLLVIVEVWNAQRQAAKLEEQLAEAIDLMIGTLGAGAGLSTSLSVVIEEIRDPLRGQFQDLLGRINFGDDASQVFASLAARIPLDTFLLFSSALSVHWEVGGNLTPTLAAVGQTIRDRLEISRKIRSNATQSDISTVAIIGLTYFIALVMWRNGPDQMQAFITSPTGEFFAAGSMLLQAVGIVWMHWMSRAKF; from the coding sequence GTGGGAACGGTCGTATTGATCGGCACGCTAAGCGTGTTGTATCTGATTGCCTATCGGATGCGTCAGATACAGCTCCGCGCGTTGGCACTCGATCGCTTTCAGACCTTTGATGTCTCGACGGAAACCTCACTGCCCGAGGTATCTCCCAGCATGCGTCAACGTCCGGTGATCCGGCGATTCCTATGGATTCCGTGGGTTTGTGGTCTTTTCGCGGCGATGATCATTTACTGGCTTGTCGGTTTTAGCGTGCTCATTTCGATGACAATGGGTCTTATCGTCGCCCTGCTGCTGGTGATTGTAGAAGTCTGGAATGCCCAACGTCAGGCAGCGAAATTAGAAGAGCAGTTGGCCGAAGCGATCGACCTGATGATTGGCACCTTAGGGGCAGGTGCTGGCTTGAGTACATCGTTGAGTGTGGTGATCGAGGAAATTCGCGATCCGTTGCGGGGCCAATTCCAAGATCTGTTAGGGCGGATTAACTTCGGTGACGATGCCAGCCAGGTGTTTGCCAGTCTGGCCGCTCGCATCCCGCTAGATACTTTTCTGCTGTTTTCCTCAGCCCTCTCGGTTCATTGGGAAGTGGGTGGCAACCTAACACCAACCTTGGCTGCGGTCGGGCAAACGATTCGTGATCGCTTAGAAATCTCGCGAAAAATCCGCTCTAACGCCACGCAGTCGGATATCTCCACCGTGGCGATTATCGGCTTGACCTACTTCATTGCCCTGGTGATGTGGCGCAACGGACCTGATCAGATGCAAGCGTTCATCACGTCACCAACGGGGGAATTCTTTGCCGCCGGCAGCATGTTGTTGCAAGCTGTTGGCATTGTGTGGATGCATTGGATGAGTCGGGCGAAGTTCTAA
- a CDS encoding type II secretion system F family protein, whose product MYTNSILFVMIAFWGITLVGIALAWRSMRAWQMARARWLNQEETSATRETDLRDMPWLNRWLYRAGFRSQDAARWWWISTILFVIGGIATATFFILSGVQTLMIRTITLVPGGTGEVFLPLAYLAPWFLAITLGLGPWLLVRQKRRERVQKIEQDLPLAMELLATLSQAGLGFDASLSRVMETRLAGRPLGMELRSYQGDILSGRTRSECLRRLAWRADVPGLSILTSALVQADQVGMGISDVLRRQADDLRSRRRERANMFAMGLATKRMFPLVVCFLPGLFVWTLGPVFIQLIQMADTFTQVRNF is encoded by the coding sequence ATGTACACAAATTCCATTCTCTTCGTCATGATCGCCTTTTGGGGCATTACCCTGGTAGGAATTGCCTTGGCATGGCGATCGATGCGTGCGTGGCAGATGGCTCGAGCGCGTTGGCTGAACCAGGAGGAAACCTCGGCAACGCGCGAAACCGACCTCCGCGATATGCCCTGGCTGAATCGATGGCTTTATCGGGCAGGTTTTCGCAGCCAGGATGCGGCCCGCTGGTGGTGGATTTCGACCATACTCTTTGTTATCGGAGGCATAGCAACTGCAACCTTTTTCATTCTAAGCGGTGTGCAGACATTGATGATTCGCACAATCACCCTAGTGCCTGGGGGTACCGGGGAGGTCTTTTTACCGCTGGCCTACCTGGCACCTTGGTTCCTGGCAATCACTTTGGGTTTGGGACCGTGGCTACTGGTTCGTCAGAAGCGACGCGAACGCGTCCAGAAAATAGAACAAGACCTCCCCTTGGCAATGGAACTACTGGCCACCCTTAGCCAGGCCGGCCTTGGATTCGATGCATCACTTTCCCGCGTGATGGAGACACGTCTGGCGGGACGACCGCTGGGAATGGAACTCCGCAGTTACCAGGGGGACATCCTATCGGGGCGAACGCGCTCAGAATGCCTGCGCCGCCTGGCATGGCGAGCTGACGTGCCAGGCCTTTCGATTCTGACTTCCGCGTTGGTTCAAGCCGATCAAGTCGGCATGGGCATTTCAGATGTCCTACGACGCCAGGCGGACGACCTCCGATCGCGACGAAGGGAACGAGCCAATATGTTTGCCATGGGGCTGGCAACCAAACGAATGTTTCCGCTGGTCGTCTGTTTTTTGCCAGGCCTTTTTGTCTGGACGCTAGGGCCCGTATTCATCCAGTTGATCCAGATGGCGGATACATTCACGCAGGTACGGAATTTTTAG
- a CDS encoding DUF192 domain-containing protein: protein MSSTVQLIDRETEEVVIPRLLLATSFWKRFCGLQGAAPLAPEEGLLLAPCRSIHTHFLRFSLDIFFCSAEGVVLSQHLDARPWLCIASNRQAHFVVETLAQYPPRLHVGQNVLLASDRKDFSANHRVLPPSLWRQTA from the coding sequence GTGTCTTCTACCGTGCAACTAATTGATCGCGAGACAGAAGAAGTCGTTATCCCTCGCTTGCTTTTAGCGACTTCTTTTTGGAAACGCTTTTGCGGGCTGCAAGGTGCCGCCCCATTGGCTCCGGAGGAAGGCCTGTTGCTGGCTCCTTGCCGCTCGATACATACTCACTTCCTACGCTTCTCTCTGGATATCTTCTTTTGCTCGGCGGAAGGAGTCGTGCTATCACAGCACCTCGATGCCAGACCCTGGCTCTGCATCGCCTCGAATCGCCAGGCACACTTTGTCGTCGAGACGCTGGCCCAATATCCTCCGCGACTTCATGTCGGACAGAATGTCTTGCTAGCGAGCGATCGCAAGGACTTTTCCGCAAACCATCGAGTATTGCCTCCCTCTTTATGGCGACAAACCGCTTGA
- a CDS encoding type II and III secretion system protein family protein → MMRALLLIILLAWPLIANAQTRQPLVHEFASPTQAPIVRLAQATDRPIEVAQPPRLPEQAPPQPGVDRLQRLETLPPGLQQPQPTEALQKTYGQFIQGTIDPENTLTVVEGRPRILVFKETPIRVYLPDDQVATYQVISNKEISIVGVRRGTTVLNIWVADPSQPSGQRVLSYLIRVQPDVEAAQYLSATYANLSNEINQAFPNSYVELKFVGNQLIVQGQAQDALEAVRILQVVAANAPRAASRPTIREGDVVLQTNYVPGTVTDNVNREQIDAISQQLRQANIINLLQIPGDQQVMLKVTVAEVNRSAARSIGMDFSVANSAGTIFRQTTAGILSNGLTTGSTAGNVLASLDGGQVNLAIRALRQMNLAKSLAEPTLTTLNGQTASFSAGGEFPVPSAVITNGGSAQSVQFVPFGVQLNFTPNIVDRDRIRLVVNATVSSRDESLGTSVGGNASAGGTSVSGLQSNDFSTTVELREGQTLAVAGLIQHNFGADGKRIPFWGDLPFIGNTGGLNNTSADEQELVVLITPQLVHPIDACEGPPLPGEDMHEPNDIEFFLLNRLESRHSQGYRSPVRTDHQRQHVGNHCDECQFLIGPSGRAFDCCRQPILAK, encoded by the coding sequence ATGATGCGTGCGCTTCTATTGATCATATTGCTGGCATGGCCACTTATCGCGAATGCCCAAACGCGGCAACCGTTGGTGCATGAATTTGCCAGCCCTACCCAGGCACCGATTGTGCGTCTGGCTCAAGCCACTGATCGCCCGATTGAAGTTGCCCAGCCTCCGCGTCTCCCTGAACAGGCACCTCCCCAGCCAGGGGTCGACCGTCTGCAACGACTGGAAACGCTCCCGCCGGGACTACAGCAGCCTCAGCCGACAGAAGCCTTACAGAAAACGTACGGGCAATTTATTCAGGGAACCATCGACCCTGAAAACACTCTGACGGTTGTCGAGGGACGCCCTCGTATTTTGGTGTTTAAAGAAACACCGATTCGGGTCTACCTGCCGGATGATCAAGTTGCTACGTACCAGGTCATCTCCAACAAAGAGATTTCAATTGTCGGGGTTCGACGTGGCACGACGGTTCTGAATATCTGGGTTGCCGATCCCTCGCAGCCAAGTGGCCAGCGTGTGTTGAGCTATCTGATTCGCGTGCAACCCGATGTTGAGGCGGCCCAGTACTTGTCCGCCACCTATGCAAATCTATCCAACGAGATCAACCAGGCCTTTCCTAATAGCTATGTTGAGTTGAAGTTCGTTGGAAACCAATTGATTGTTCAAGGTCAGGCACAAGACGCCTTGGAGGCCGTGCGTATCCTACAAGTAGTTGCCGCCAACGCGCCCCGTGCGGCATCTCGTCCCACAATTCGGGAAGGGGATGTTGTGCTCCAGACCAACTATGTCCCAGGCACCGTCACCGACAACGTCAATCGGGAGCAAATCGATGCTATTAGTCAGCAATTGCGGCAAGCTAATATTATCAACCTGCTACAAATCCCGGGTGATCAGCAGGTAATGCTGAAGGTGACCGTTGCAGAAGTTAACCGCAGCGCGGCACGAAGCATCGGGATGGACTTTTCCGTTGCCAACAGTGCGGGAACGATTTTTCGACAAACGACCGCTGGGATTCTCTCCAATGGCCTTACCACTGGTTCCACTGCCGGTAACGTTCTCGCCTCTTTGGATGGAGGGCAAGTGAATCTGGCCATTCGCGCCTTGCGTCAGATGAACCTGGCAAAATCGTTGGCAGAACCAACTCTCACCACGCTCAATGGACAAACCGCCAGTTTTAGCGCTGGGGGCGAGTTCCCGGTCCCTTCTGCGGTGATAACCAATGGTGGTTCGGCACAAAGCGTTCAGTTTGTGCCTTTTGGTGTCCAACTGAACTTCACGCCAAATATCGTCGACCGTGACCGCATTCGCTTGGTCGTCAATGCCACGGTCAGCAGCCGAGACGAAAGCTTGGGAACGAGCGTGGGGGGAAATGCGTCAGCAGGGGGTACCAGTGTGTCCGGGTTGCAATCGAACGATTTCAGCACGACGGTCGAGCTTCGTGAAGGACAAACGTTGGCGGTTGCCGGCCTGATTCAGCACAATTTTGGGGCAGACGGGAAGCGAATCCCCTTCTGGGGAGACCTTCCATTTATTGGCAACACCGGAGGTTTGAACAACACCTCTGCGGATGAACAAGAGTTGGTCGTGCTGATTACGCCTCAACTTGTTCATCCCATCGACGCATGCGAAGGGCCACCACTGCCAGGGGAAGATATGCATGAACCCAACGACATTGAGTTCTTTCTACTCAATCGCCTAGAAAGCCGGCATTCCCAAGGATACCGAAGCCCGGTGCGAACCGACCATCAACGTCAGCATGTGGGAAATCATTGCGATGAATGCCAGTTCCTGATTGGCCCATCAGGTCGAGCATTCGATTGCTGTCGTCAACCCATATTGGCCAAGTAA
- a CDS encoding tetratricopeptide repeat protein, translating to MPSLPKSLVESPSDPQDKRAEACIVTAQTLHQEGHYLEAAKLLEKAQAESPQRYDYARHLAVLYDELHMPEEAEQAFHAALAKHPNDADLRNDFGYFYFRQGNNTQAEQEFRAALAIAPTHQHAQTNLARTLFRQNRLEEAHRAFAKVVGPAAAHQNMGVLLAQEGRDVEARQAFQEALKANPNLENSREFLAGLDRVSLQTR from the coding sequence ATGCCGTCCTTACCCAAGTCACTCGTTGAGTCCCCTAGCGATCCACAAGACAAGCGAGCCGAAGCCTGTATCGTGACCGCACAAACCCTTCACCAGGAAGGGCACTATCTGGAAGCGGCCAAGCTGTTGGAAAAAGCCCAGGCAGAGAGTCCCCAACGGTACGACTATGCCCGCCATCTGGCAGTTCTGTACGACGAATTACACATGCCAGAGGAAGCAGAACAAGCGTTTCACGCTGCACTGGCAAAGCATCCCAACGATGCTGATCTGCGCAATGATTTCGGATACTTCTATTTTCGCCAGGGCAATAACACCCAGGCCGAACAAGAATTTCGAGCCGCGCTCGCCATTGCCCCCACCCATCAACACGCACAAACGAACTTGGCACGGACCTTATTTAGGCAAAACCGCCTAGAAGAAGCCCACCGAGCTTTTGCGAAAGTGGTGGGACCAGCGGCCGCACATCAAAACATGGGAGTGCTGTTAGCTCAAGAAGGTCGGGATGTGGAAGCACGCCAGGCCTTCCAAGAGGCACTAAAAGCGAATCCCAATCTAGAAAACTCAAGAGAGTTTCTCGCTGGCCTCGATCGCGTCTCGTTGCAAACGCGTTAG